Genomic window (Rhizobium sp. SL42):
ATCAGGATCAATGCGTCTATCGTGCTGGCCAAGGGGCAGGTCGACACGGCTGAAGCCCTCCTCAAGGAGGCAATCGCGGCAGCGGATGAGATCGACGCTTCGACTTGGCGGTTAAGGGCGAGCAACGATCTGGCGCGGCTTTGGCAAGGTCAGTCACGGACTGAAGAAGCCGTGCAGATGCTACGACCGGCCTTCACCGACATTATCGGCACCAAGAGCAAGGATATTGTACGCGCCCGCGAGACCCTCGCCAGGTTGAAGTAGACATGCAGAGGGCACTCCACCCTCATGCCATGATTGCACATCATTCGCTAGCTTAGAGACCGAGATCCGAAAGGCCGAGATGATCGTCGGGACGGCGGCCCAGCGGCCATCGGAACTTGCGTTCGTCCTCCCGCATCGGATGCTCGTTGATGCTGGCGAAACGTTGCCGCATCAAGCCGTCGGGAGCAAATTCCCAGTTTTCGTTGCCATAGGCGCGGAACCAGTTGCCGCTGTCGTCGTGATACTCATAGGCGTAGCGTACGGCAATGCGATTGCCGGAGAAGGCCCAGAGTTCCTTGATCAGCCGGTAGTCGAGCTCCTTTGCCCACTTGCGCTCAAGAAACGCCCTCGCCTCAGCGCGTCCACGCGGGAACTCCGCGCGATTGCGCCATTCGGTGTCTTCGGTATAGGCGAGAGCCACTCTGGCCGCATCGCGGCTGTTCCAGCCATCCTCGGCGAGGCGGACTTTTTCACGTGCTGTCTCTTCTGTGAATGGTGGTAGCGGCGGACGGGACATCTTTTGGTTCCTTGGCTGAGTGAGAGGCTGAGGAGCCGCACAGTTTGCGCGTCTCCGCATCATGAAGTCAGTCGGAATGCACCATGCCCGGAGCGTCTACGATGCGTTTCTCGCCGCCTGCTGCGCACGCTGATAGCTCTCGCTGACGGCGGCGTAGTTCGGCGCGACCATCCCGTAAAGTTTAGCCAGCTCGGCGGCTTCAGGACGCGCCCAGGTGCGGTGCAGTTCAGACAGCAGCGCGTTAGTCGAGGTCGGTTTGACGCCCCCCTGTACGAAGCGTGCGACACTGACGCGCGAAGCCATTTCGCTGGGATCGCCCGAGGCATCGATGACGGCATAGACACCGTATCCGGCGGCGACGGCATCGAGCGCCGGAAACATCACGCAGACGCTGGTCCAGACACCAGCCATCACCAGCGTCTTGCGGCCGGTTGATTTGACCTGTGCGACGAAATCATCGTTATCCCAGGCGTTGACCTCTCCCTTTCGCGGGACATAGACGGCATGTGGTGCATCCTCGTGGATCTCAGGCATCAAGGGCCCATTGCTGCCATTGGGCTCCGAGGCCGTTGTAATGACGGGGATATCGAGGAGCGTTGCAAGCCGGGCGATCATCGCAACATTTCGCCTGAGGTCGGCCACGGGAATATCCTTGACCGTTTGGAAAAGCCCTGACTGGTGGTCGAGTAGCAGGATGACGGCATCGGCAGGATCGATGAGCGCGATGCCGCCTCCAGACGCCAAAACGCTCGATTTTGTATGTATTGATGTGCTCACTGTCACTCTCCCTGATCTGTGTCGGTGGGGCAATCCGCCCTCGGTCTTGGATAGCGGGAACGCGGCAGCGATAGAAGTTAAGCAAGGGCAAACGCGGGGAAACGCTGTGAAGCCGTAGTTTTTCATTTTCTCCGAGGCTTGGACGAAGCAGAACCAGAAGATATCGAAGCATTTTTCGGCCTCATCTTATCACTCGGGGAAAGATCAGGGACACCAGGACGGTTTCGAGCCGATTGGGTTCTTCCAGTCGCGTGAACAATCGCTTCGCTGCGGCCGATCGCCAATTCACATGGTTTGACCACGATTTATTCGCCAGGCATGGGAGACAATGGCACATTGAAGCCACCAGATGCCCACTGTTCCCAAGACTGTGTAACCATCCGTTCCCGTTCCCCTGCCCCGGCTCCCACCGGAGGCAACCTGAGCGCGCCGCGACCGATCCGCCCCCGCCCCGTGCCCTACAAGGTCCGGCGCGCTCATTTTTCCTGCAGACGACGCATCGCGCAGACCGCAGTCGACACCGACAGAAGCGGAGCCAGGTGACACTCGCATCGCTCTGAGAAGCACACGAAGCAGCGTCATCGGACTATCCGCCGTCTCTAACGACAAATACTGTGCTGGGCGGTAAGCCCCGCGCGCGGCATCCCCATCAGCGACATCATTGGCTACGGGGAGGTTCCAGATGGTGCGGGACTTCTTCAACGTTTGCGGACGCTTAATCCTCGATCAAATAGTTCTGGCGCGTGTAGACCGGCTCGAACCCCAGCTTGACCAAATTGTCATAGGAGACCCGGCTCTTGCCGCTTTCCGGCTCAGCTGTCTCTGAGGCGAAGACTGTCACGCCCAGCGCGGCGCCGATGCTCATCCGGTCGTGAATCAAGGCCGTCTGCACGCCTCTGTTCCGGTATTCCGGAAGCGTTGTGCCGCCGCCGAGCCAGGCATAGCCGCCAGCCGTGTACATGATCGCACTGCCTACCGGCGTTTCATCCAGATAGGCGAGATGGCAACTCCAGCTAGGTTTGCCGACGATACCCGACCACAGCGGCGCGAGCCGCGGAGGAAAACCGAAACCACGGCACATCAGCGCACCGAACAGCTCGGCCTCTGCCTCGCTGGCAAGCCGCACCTCGATTGCACCGTTTCTGTACCCAGGAGAAACGGGTGCAGGACAAGCAAGCTTGACCCAGCTTGCACCATTCCTCTTCAATCCCCGGTCTGATATCCATTGAAGGACACTCGCAGATGCTGAGCTTGCATCGATCTGCACATGGCGGGTCCCCCCGCGCCCGGCAAACCATCCAAGAGCAGCTTCCAGGCTTTCGGTATCCGTGAGGCCGAGCACCCGGTTCAATCCGATGGCGGGCGCGAAAGGCAGTGAAACTGCGCAACCTTCGGCAATCGACGCATAAGCGAGTTCGTCCTCCTCCGTCATCGACCGGAGTGCCGATCGAAAGAGATCGATGAAAGCCTGTACCTCAATCGCTTCCTCACGCCGAATAGCTGGGTGTGACATGAAGTCTCCATATGTTGATCAGAAAAAGGTCCCGGAGCCCAGGCCAGATGCGCAGTATGTGCTCGAGGTTGATTGGCAGTTTTCCCTGCCAGCCAACGGGCCGCCCATCGTGCAAGATCCTGTCAAGGGGGTGATTTCGCCAAACCTAGGCCGCCGGCGCTGCTATCCTCTGCGGCGCAATGCGTGCATCTTCCGCGACATTCGTCAGCATCTTGACCGTCTGGGACATGTAAGAGACGTGCCGGCGCTGAACATGTTCGCGTTCCATCGTTTCGGCAAGTTTCGCCGCGGCATAGGTCTTGGTGAATTCCGAGAGCCTCAGGCTTGCTACATCGGTGCCAGGGTGGAAATGCAGGAGAGACTTGTCCACCAGGTTTCCGATGGCCGCAGCGACATCGGCATCTTCCAGGTCGTCTCCGCCGACGACTGTCAACGCCGCATCGAGAGAGAATGGGCCTTGAAAGATTGACAAGGCCCGAAGCACCTTTTGGTCTTTTGGCGCGAGACCAGAATAACTCAAATCCAGCATGGAGCGAACTGTTCGATGTCGTTGGGGCGCATAGCGATTTCCGCGCCAAGACAAGACGAGACGGTTATCGAGAAGATCCGCAACACGCTCAAGTCCATAGGCCCCCGTTCTGCTCGCGACCAGCTCGATCGCCAATGGGTTGCCGTCAAGCCGCCGGCAGATCGCAGCAACGGCGCCAACCTGCTCGTCATCCATGGGGCCAGCAAGGCCACTCTCTATGGCGCGCTGGACGAACAGTTGCACTGCAGGCCATTCAAGAGCGTGTTGAGCCGACAGATTATCCGTCGCCAGCGGAACCGCAAGCGGCCCGAGAAGATGGATCGTTTCACCGGACAGTCGGAATGCTTCGCGGCTAGTAGCAAGGATGTGTACGACCGAGGTCTGTCGCATGATGTGGTCGACGACGTCAGCGACTGCATCGATTACGTGCTCGCAGTTGTCGAGCACCAACAGCGTTCGATGCAACGACAGACTGGCGACAACACGATCCAGCATGATGTCGCAACTGTCGATGCCGGCCGAAACGCCAATCGCGGCGAGAAGCGTTTCGCCATCAACGACCGCGCTTAAATCCACAAAGTGGATTCGCTCGAAGCTCGTAGTGGCCTGTGAGGCCATAACAGCCAGTGTCGACTTGCCAGCCCCTCCCGCTCCGACAATTGTTACAAGGCGCTTCTCCGAGATGCTCTGGATGAGGTCTGCCAAGCTTTCCTCACGCCCGACTGGCTGCAAATACCGGTTTGGCAAGCGCACCTCATCCGACACCATCTGAAGATCGATGGGGCCCGAAGTAGTTGGCGCCCCCTCCGGGGCATCTCTCCATTCCGCCGGGGCGACAAAGCAATAACCCCGCCCGGCAATGCTGACGACGTAGCGTTCACCGTTGTCACCGCAGTGAATCTCCCGACGCAGATGCGCCATCTGGACGCGCACATTGGAATCCTCAACATTAAGACCGGGCCAGGCAAATGACATGAGTTCCCGCCGCGACAGTACCTCGCCCTGTCGCTGAACCAGCGCCACGAGCATGTCGAACGCTCGGCTACCAATGGCGACGGCATCATCGCCCCGTTTCAGGATCCGACAGGTCGGGTAGAGATAATAGGGGCCAAAAGCAAAGTAGCCGTCTCTTGTTCTGTCAAACATCTCGAGGACATCCCATGGTGGCGCCGTGTCAGGAAGCGTTCGCTCTTTTGCGGCTGGCATGTCAGAGATAGTCGAGAGCGGGGCCTGAGACCCGTTAATTCCAGTAAAGAGTTCGGCTTTACCTCGCCTTTCCACAATCGACCTATCGCCTGCGCTCTGATTTTCCTTCAAATTTTCAAGCTTTAACTCGCTATTGCCGCCTCCGTGCAGGACGCTGATCGCACTGAATTGGTGTCTTCACCTTCAGCCTCACAACGCACTGGAGATACAAAATGCGTCGAATTCTGATGTCTTTGCTGCTCGCCACAACTCTCGCGTCCACGGTTGCACCGCCGCTCACCGCTCATGCAGACGAGCTAGCCAATGCCAGCCTGGTGGTTCCAACCGTGCACTATCGCTCTGTCGCTATCGATGGGGTCAAGGTGTCTTACCGTGAGGCGGGCCCCGTCGATGGTCCGGTCGTGCTGCTGTTGCACGGCTTCCCCACCTCGTCTCACATGTTCCGCAACCTTATTCCTCTCTTGGCTGACAAATATCGGGTCATCGCGCCGGATTATCCGGGCTATGGTCAAAGCGATGCGCCTGATCACTCGAAGTTCGCCTACACTTTCGCCAACCAGGCCGACATCGTCGACAAGCTCGTGACGAAACTCGGCGCCGACCGGTACACCATGTATGTCATGGATTACGGCGCACCGATCGGCTATCGCGTGGCCCTGAAACATCCCGAGCGCGTCAGTGGCCTGATCGTTCAGAACGGCAACGCCTATGACGAGGGCTTGCAGTCACCTTTCTGGGATCCGATAAAGGTGTATTGGGCCGACCGCTCGCAGAAGAACCGCGACGCGTTAAGCGGGCTTGTGACGCTTTCTGTCACCAAGTTCCAATACACTGACGGCATGGGCGACGTAGAGCGCATCAGCCCCGACAATTGGGTGCACGACCAAGCGCTGCTCGACCGTCCGGGCAACCAGGATGTCCAGTTGGATATGTTGGGAGACTACGGCTCCAACGTGCCGCTCTATCCTGACTTCCAGGCCTTCTTCCGCAAGCACCAGCCGCCTACGCTCATCGTCTGGGGCAAGAACGACAAAATCTTCCCCGAGGAAGGCGCCCACCCCTATCTCCGCGACCTACCCAAGGCCGAAGTGCATATTCTTGATTCCGGTCATTTCGCGCTCGAAGATCGCCTCGACGTGATGGCACCCCTTATCCATGACTTCCTCGATCGCAACCATGCAATGCGCTGAGTAACCCTTGTCCGGCAGGCCACTGCCCTGGAGCACCGATCCCCCGATCGGTGCTCTTCTCAGCGAAATTCGTGCATAAACGTGCACGAAAAGAATTCGGATCGGTCTTTACCGTTTTTTACTGGAGCCCACCTCGGCTATCATGTGACCCTTGTTTTGCTTTCTAAAACCTGAGGGAATCGCATTGACCGGAGTTCCGGCAAAGGGTCTACAGCGCTCATACTCCTTCGGACCGTTTGTCCTCATTCCGGAGCGGCAATTGCTCGTCGAGGGGGAAAAGCCGGTTCGAATAGGCGGTCGCGCGCTCGACGTATTGACGGTGCTCGTCGAGCGTCCCGGCGAAGTCGTGAGCAAGCGGGAACTCCTGTCTCGCGTCTGGCCTGGCATCGCCGTCGACGAGGCAAACCTCAAGGTGAATATGGGCGTCATCCGCCGCGCCCTCGGCGAGCTCGCCGGTCCGCCGCAATATATTGCAACCGTCGTCGGGCGGGGTTACCGGTTTGTCGCGCCCGTCTCGTCCAATGGAGCCGCGCCCTCTCCGTATATTGAGGAAAGGCCTGCCGCCCACAGCCATAACCTGCCTATTGGCACCACGCGCATCGTCGGTCGTGCTGACATGATCAACTCAATTGTCCGCGAGCTGGCGAGCACGCGTCTTGTCTCGATCGTCGGCACCGGGGGGGTTGGGAAGACGACCGTGGCAGTAGCCGCTGCCGAGAAGGCAATCGAAAGCTTCGCCGACGGTGTCTGGTTCGTGGATCTTGCCGCACTGAAGGATCCGTCGCTCGTGCCCAGCGCAATCGCGACAGCGGTTGGTCTGAAGGCTCATTCGGCCAACATTATGGCCGCTCTGTGCGCTGCTCTTCAGGAACGCGAGACCCTGCTTGTGCTCGACAACTGCGAGCATCTGATCGATGCGGCGGCAACCTGCGCCCAGCGAATCCTGACAACCGCGAAACATGTGAAAATCCTGACAACGTCGCGGGAGCCACTGTCTGTCAAGGGGGAACGCGTGCGCCGGCTCTCAGGACTGGCTTTGCCGCCCTCGACCTCCGAGATCAATGCTCAGGACGCACTGGGCTTCTCTGCGGTCCAGCTGTTTATCGAGCGCGCGACCGACAGGAGCGCATCCTTTGCCATGCGCGATGCCGATGCCGCGATCATCGCCGCCATATGCCGGCGGCTCGACGGTCTGGCACTGGCAATTGAACTCGCAGCAACCCGAATAGATGCGTTTCGGCCATCAGAACTGCTAGCCCGCCTTGACGACCGCTTCCGTCTTTTGCTGGGGCGGCGAGCCGGACCCGAGCGCCACCGCACGCTTGCAGCGACCATCGACTGGAGCTACGAGCTGCTATCCGACAGCGAGCAAGCGCTCATGCGGCGCCTTTCAGTCTTCGCAGGCACCTTCAATCTCGCCGCTGCCTGCAAGGTAGCGGCCGTTGATGCCATGGATCAGATACAGGTTGTAGACGATCTCAGCGGGCTGGTCGCCAAATCACTGCTCACCGCGGATGCCCTCGACATCGAGGTCAGCTACCGCATGCTGGAGACTACCCGCGCATATGCTTTCGAAAAGCTCGCAGCGACTGCGGAATTCGAACAGATTCGACGCCGGCACACATATCATGCACTCGACCTCGCGGAGGAGGCCAAGTCCGAGCTTGTGGTATTGCCGGTTGACGCATGGCTCGCCCGGTACCGTTCGAAAATCGACGAGATCAGGAATGGCCTGACCTTCGCCTTCTCCGGTCGTGGCGAAGAAGCTCTGGGTATTAAACTCACTGTCGCCGCAATTCCCTTCTGGGAACGACTGTCGCTGCTTGAGGAATGCAGGGTTGCCGTCGAGCGCGCGCTTGACGATCACCACGTGGCCCACAGGACCGAACGTGACAATCTGCTGCTCCTGCTGTCCCAAGGATGGACCCGGCTCTTTACTCGCGGGCCGCTGCCTGAGGTGAAGGGCGCCTTTGCCAAGGCACTGGACATAGCCAAGGCGCTTGCCGATGTCGATTTGCGGATCGAATGCCTGAGGGGTCTGTCGCAATACGAACTCTGGGCCGGCGACTCGCGCGCATCTCTGGCTTATGCCGAACAGGTTCGCGATATTGCGGCAGGCATGGGTGAGGAACATCTCGCACGAAAGGTCGACGGCCAGACCGGCAGCGCGCTCCACTATCTCGGCGACCTGACGGCAGCGCGCGAACAGCTGGAAGGTTTCCTCAACACCCTGCCATCCACGAGCGCCGAAGTATCCCGTTTCGAATTCGACCAACAATCAGAAGCCCGTGGCTCCCTGGCCATGGTGCTCTGGCTGCAGGGATTTTCGGATCAGGCACTAGCCATGGCACGCCGCCAGCGGGAAGAAGCCGAGGCTCGCCATTATCCGGTTCCTCTCTGTTCAGCCATTTTGATAACGTCGGTCTGCATTGCGATTTATGTTGGCAACTTCGACGAGGTCGAAGAGATGCTGGACTTCGCCGACCAGTTTGCGGCCGAACACAGCCTCGCGCTTTGGGGCGCGATCTCCGTCTGCATGCGAGCCAAGCTCAATATCGACACAAACCTGCCGGTCGATCTGGAAACCTATCGCCGCGCCCTAGACGCGCTGCGCAGCAGTGGTCTTGGCATGCGCTATCCGCCTTTCCTCGGCAATTACGGCCACCTACTGTCGCGCAACGGCGACGTAGATGGCGCACTTTCATGCATCAACGAGGCTATTTCGCTCTATTCCGAAAGCGGCCAGGACTGGGGGCTACCGGAAATGCTGATGATGAAAGGCAATTTCATTCGGGCCGGTGGCCGAGCGTCATCCTTCGAGCAAGCTGCGGACTGCTACATGCAATCGATCGAGCTTGCACGCCGCCATGGTTCGTTGACCTGGGAACTACGGTCGGCGACACAGCTTGCAAGCCTTTGGCACACAGTGGGTGGCAGTCAGGAAGCGCGGGAGATGCTGTTGTCAGCCTATGGCCGATTTGAAGAAGGTTTCTGGACCGCAGACCTGCGCCGCGCGCGCGCAGTTCTCGATCAAGCCTGATATGTTCCTCGGATCGCAGCGAACGTTTCAGAGAGGGCGTAATGAGCGTTTTCGACCCTGAGAGCCCAGGGACATATGCCTTCGGACCATTTTCGCTGGTTCCCGAACGCCAAGCCCTGTTAAGAGGCGACGAAGCAATTCGGGTGGGCGGTAGGGCGCTCGATATTTTGACGGTGCTCGTGGAAAAAGCGGGCAATCTGGTCACCAAGACCGAGCTCAACCAGCGTGTCTGGCCGAACCAGATAGTCGACGAGGGCAATCTCAAGGTTAACATGGCTGCACTGAGGCGCGCGCTTGGTGAAGAACCTGGGCAAGACAGGTATATCAAAACAGTGCCTGGACGGGGCTACCAATTTGTTGCGGCGGTCCAAGCCAGCAGGGCTGCAGCACACCGCCTATTGGAGGCCGGCAATTTGCCGACCAATTCGACGCGGATCTTTGGTCGAGACCAAGAGATCGAGACAATAGCGGGGGAACTCGCCCTCAACCGCTTGGTCTCGATCGTAGGCGGCGGTGGAATTGGCAAGACGACAGTCGCACTGGCCGTCGCGGAGAAAATCGCCGGCAACGTCAAAGACGGTGTCTGGCTGGTGGATTTTGCACCGATCAGGGGGCCGGGCCTTGTCGCCAATGCGATCGCTGTTGCTATCGGACTTGAAGTCCATTCTGCCGACGTTCTGGCGACGATATGCAAATCTGTCAGCGACCGCGAAATGCTGCTCGTCCTAGACAATTGCGAGCATCTCACCCAAGCCGTGGCAGAGTGCGCCACTCAGCTTCTCAAAGACGCCCCTGCGCTCAAGGTTCTGGTGACAAGTCGTGAACCGCTCGGGGCCGCGGGTGAGCGCGTTTACTGTCTCCCTCAGTTGGCCTCGCCTGACGTTTCCTCGCCCCTTACGGCTGAAACTGCGATGCGATTTCCCGCAATTCAGCTCTTTGTCGACCGTGCGACAGACAGGATGGAGGCGTTCACACTCAACGATGCGGAAGCACCTGTCGTGGCCGACATCTGTCGGGGGTTGGATGGTATCGCGCTTGCGATAGAGCTCGCTGCTATGCGCATCGACGTGTTTGGCGTTGTCGGGCTGCGGACGCAGCTCGACGACAGGTTTCGGCTTCTGGCCGGGCGGCGTGGCGGCCTTGAGCGTCATCGTACGCTGGGGGCAACGCTCGACTGGAGCTATGGGCTGCTATCGGCGCGAGAGGCGGAAACCCTACTTGCCTTGTCGGTCTTTGCCGGTTCTTTTGATGTCGCGGCAGCCTCTGCAATCTCAAGCCACCCCCCCAGCGAGACGGCAAAGATGCTTTCACAGCTCGCATCCAAATCCCTCCTTGTCTCTGATCAGGCTGGCAAGCGAACAGGCTACCGATTTCTGGAGACCACGCGGGCGTATTGCAGAGATCGGCTGCACGCTGGCCGCGAGGAAGCGATCGCCCAGCTAAGACACGCGACCCATGTTTGCGACACGCTTGAGCGCGGCGCCAATGAATGGATGAACATGCCCGCACGCGAATGGGGAGAAAAATTCGGGAATCTGATAGACGACTTGCGCAATGCGCTCGACTTTCTCGGACAACGGGACGAGGAGCGGGCACTGCTCGTTCGCCTTACAGTCGCCGGATGTCTTTTGTGGAACCATTTTTCGCTCGTTGAGGAGTGCCGCATAAGGGTCAGACGTGCGATCGATGAATTGGTCAATGCCGGATTGGCGGGCACAAGTCTCGAAGTTCGGCTGCAGTTCTCGTTGGCTGCGGCGACGATGTTGACACATGGATTGACGCCTGAAGCATCCGCAGCTGCCGACCGCGCCTTGTTCGTAGCCGTGCAGACTGGAGACACCGACTACAGGCTGCGCTGCTTACGACTTGTAGGAGCGTTCGAGCTTTGGACGGGTAAACATGACTCGGCCATTCGCACACTTGCAACCTTTTCCCAATTAACCCCGTCAGAAGACGTGTCGGCATTGATAGAAGGCTCAACCCATCAGGCGATTGGAGAGCTTTTTGTAGGACAGTTGAATACTGCAAAGGCGCGACTGCAAGAGCTCAAATTGGATTTGCCGGATTTCGAAGATTCGCAGTTCGTCAGATTCCTCGACAGCAAGCACGTCAACGTCATGAACGTCCTTTCCCATGTGGAGTGGATCACCGGTTCGCCTGAAACGGCGGAACAGATCGCAATGCGTGCGGTCGAATACGGACGTGAATCCAGGCATGCGATTTCCTATTCGCATGCCCTCGCCTTTGCGACACCCGTGCTGTTCTGGAATGGTCAATATACGAAGGCTGCCGAACACCTGGCAATTTTCCGGGAGCATCTCATGCGGCACGGCATCGCCGTCTGGCGACCGGTTGCGCGCTTCTATGATGGTGCGATAACCTGCAGTCACGGCGAAGTCAGTGAGAGCGGTCTCCATGACATTGAGCAAGCTATCCTGGAACTGCGATCGCTGAATCATTTTGTACGCATGCCGTACTATCTCGGGGTGCACGCCTATTTCAGAGCTGCGGCCGGAGATCACGAGATGGCCTCCTTCATCATGAAAGAAGCGCTCGAATGTTCACGCATCCAGAACGAGCGATGGTGCCTTCCCGAGATCCTGCGCTTCAATGCATCCATCGTCTATCGGCAAGGATTAACGGACGCGGCAGAACATTTCCTCCACGCATCCCTCGCGGCAGCAGCCGAGATCAATGCCCGCTCTTGGCAGCTTCGTACATCCAATGATCTTGCCCGGCTCTTGATTTCCCGGTCGCAGAGAGAAGCTGCCAGGCAAGTGTTGAACCCGATCTACGAAACCTTCACGGAAGGGTACCAGACCCGTGATGTTTCCGAGGCCGCCGCGATCCTCGCGGCAGCATGAAACTGGCGACCGAAAAGCCGCCTCCGGTTGACTCGCGCTGGACTAGCTCTGGAAAAAGACCAACAGATCTTCGTTGATAACGTCTGGATGCGTCGTGCACATGCCGTGGCTGAGACCCGGATAAGCTTTGAGCGTACCGTTTCGAAGGAGATCGACAGTGGTCGCGGCCGCCAATGGGAAAGGCACGATCTGGTCGGCCTCGCCGTGCATCACGAGAACCGGTTGATCGATCGCCTTGAGATCTGCGGTGAAGTCAGTCTCCGAAAGAGCCCTGACGCAATCATGTTGCGCCTTGACGCCTCCCATCATCGCCTGTCGCCACCAGTTTCGAATGACACCCTCGACCGGGGTAGCACCCGTCATGTTGTATCCAAAAAACGGACCGGACGGAATCTCGAGGAAGAACTGGGCGCGATTGACCGAAATCGCTTGCCGAAAGCCGTTGAAGGCCTCGATAGGAATGCCCCCAGGATTGCCCGATGTCTTCAAGATCAGCGGGGTGATCGCGGCAATCAGCACCGCCTTCGACACGCGGCCCTTGTCGGCGCGTGCGACATAGCGGGCGACCTCGCCGCCACCGGTTGAATGACCGATATGGATCGCATCGCGCAGGTCGAGATGGCTCACCAACTCGGCCATATCGGCCGCATAGGTGTCCATGTTATTTCCTGTGGCGGTCTGGGTCGATCGCCCATGGCCACGACGATCATGGGCGATCACCCGATACCCCTTGGAGACGAAGAACAGCATCTGCGCGTCCCAATCGTCAGCGCTAAGCGGCCACCCATGGTGAAAGACCAACGGCTTGCCGTCGCGTGGTCCCCAGTCCTTGTAGTAGATCTGCGTGCCGTCGATGGTCTTGATGAAGGACATATCGGGAATCTCCATGCTGTTCTCGCTGCGCGGTTCGGCGGCGAGCGCGATTGTGGGAAGGAGTGAGGCGGCCATGCTCGCCACTCCAGCAAGCAACAGTTCGCGCCGATTTGCCGTCAGCAGAGGTGTCTTGGCGTTGGTGGTCATTCCAGCCTGCCTTTGAAGGTGATCGAGGTCGAATGCAGGACACAGGGTGCCGGAGACGGTTGTGGGAGACGAGTTAAAGGACGAAAATCGGTGAGAATTCGGACGCATCAGCGATGCTCGCGGGTTCGCCTTGTGGGCTTCACCGCATTTCCCAACACTTCACGCGCGCAGCCAGTCTGATGTGCCTAGCCTTGGGTGAGATCAATCAACCGCGATTAACTCCCCCTGCCCTCGGTTCGGTTCAAAGGACAAGAAACGATGAAGATCTATATGTTCTCGCTGGCAGCCGGCCTGTTGGTCGGTGTGGTCTACAGCCTGCTTAATGTCCGCTCACCGGCACCGCCCGTCATCGCGCTCATTGGCCTGTTCGGCATCCTCGCTGGCGAGCAGGTGGTGCCTGTAGCCAGGCGAATCCTCTCGCGCGAGCCCATGAACATCTCATGGTTCCGCACACATTGTGCCCCGCACATTCTCGGTGAACTCCCGACGGCAAGACCGCGCGGCGCGGAGGCAAACGATGCGAGGAATGGCTGATGACCACGCGACGCGCCTTTCTCGGCGGTGCCTCCGGCCTTGCCATGGCCAATCTGTTCTCGCCTGCCAATGCCGCCTATCCCGGCAAGACAGGAGGCCAATCCATGCATCCTGACCTCATCCTTTATCGCGGCCTGATCACGACACTTGACCGGACAAGACCCAACGCGACCGCAGTCGCCATCCAGGACGGCCTCTTTCAGGAGGTCGGCACGGATGCCGAGATCATGGCGCTGGCCGGGCCCGACACGAAGATCATCGATCTCAAGGGCAAGCGTGTCCTGCCGGGTCTGATCGACAATCACACCCATGTCGTGCGCGGTGGTTTGAACTACAACATGGAACTCCGCTGGGACGGTATTCGTTCGCTGGCCGATGCGATGGACATGCTGAAACGG
Coding sequences:
- a CDS encoding ATP-binding protein, whose protein sequence is MTGVPAKGLQRSYSFGPFVLIPERQLLVEGEKPVRIGGRALDVLTVLVERPGEVVSKRELLSRVWPGIAVDEANLKVNMGVIRRALGELAGPPQYIATVVGRGYRFVAPVSSNGAAPSPYIEERPAAHSHNLPIGTTRIVGRADMINSIVRELASTRLVSIVGTGGVGKTTVAVAAAEKAIESFADGVWFVDLAALKDPSLVPSAIATAVGLKAHSANIMAALCAALQERETLLVLDNCEHLIDAAATCAQRILTTAKHVKILTTSREPLSVKGERVRRLSGLALPPSTSEINAQDALGFSAVQLFIERATDRSASFAMRDADAAIIAAICRRLDGLALAIELAATRIDAFRPSELLARLDDRFRLLLGRRAGPERHRTLAATIDWSYELLSDSEQALMRRLSVFAGTFNLAAACKVAAVDAMDQIQVVDDLSGLVAKSLLTADALDIEVSYRMLETTRAYAFEKLAATAEFEQIRRRHTYHALDLAEEAKSELVVLPVDAWLARYRSKIDEIRNGLTFAFSGRGEEALGIKLTVAAIPFWERLSLLEECRVAVERALDDHHVAHRTERDNLLLLLSQGWTRLFTRGPLPEVKGAFAKALDIAKALADVDLRIECLRGLSQYELWAGDSRASLAYAEQVRDIAAGMGEEHLARKVDGQTGSALHYLGDLTAAREQLEGFLNTLPSTSAEVSRFEFDQQSEARGSLAMVLWLQGFSDQALAMARRQREEAEARHYPVPLCSAILITSVCIAIYVGNFDEVEEMLDFADQFAAEHSLALWGAISVCMRAKLNIDTNLPVDLETYRRALDALRSSGLGMRYPPFLGNYGHLLSRNGDVDGALSCINEAISLYSESGQDWGLPEMLMMKGNFIRAGGRASSFEQAADCYMQSIELARRHGSLTWELRSATQLASLWHTVGGSQEAREMLLSAYGRFEEGFWTADLRRARAVLDQA
- a CDS encoding ATP-binding protein — translated: MSVFDPESPGTYAFGPFSLVPERQALLRGDEAIRVGGRALDILTVLVEKAGNLVTKTELNQRVWPNQIVDEGNLKVNMAALRRALGEEPGQDRYIKTVPGRGYQFVAAVQASRAAAHRLLEAGNLPTNSTRIFGRDQEIETIAGELALNRLVSIVGGGGIGKTTVALAVAEKIAGNVKDGVWLVDFAPIRGPGLVANAIAVAIGLEVHSADVLATICKSVSDREMLLVLDNCEHLTQAVAECATQLLKDAPALKVLVTSREPLGAAGERVYCLPQLASPDVSSPLTAETAMRFPAIQLFVDRATDRMEAFTLNDAEAPVVADICRGLDGIALAIELAAMRIDVFGVVGLRTQLDDRFRLLAGRRGGLERHRTLGATLDWSYGLLSAREAETLLALSVFAGSFDVAAASAISSHPPSETAKMLSQLASKSLLVSDQAGKRTGYRFLETTRAYCRDRLHAGREEAIAQLRHATHVCDTLERGANEWMNMPAREWGEKFGNLIDDLRNALDFLGQRDEERALLVRLTVAGCLLWNHFSLVEECRIRVRRAIDELVNAGLAGTSLEVRLQFSLAAATMLTHGLTPEASAAADRALFVAVQTGDTDYRLRCLRLVGAFELWTGKHDSAIRTLATFSQLTPSEDVSALIEGSTHQAIGELFVGQLNTAKARLQELKLDLPDFEDSQFVRFLDSKHVNVMNVLSHVEWITGSPETAEQIAMRAVEYGRESRHAISYSHALAFATPVLFWNGQYTKAAEHLAIFREHLMRHGIAVWRPVARFYDGAITCSHGEVSESGLHDIEQAILELRSLNHFVRMPYYLGVHAYFRAAAGDHEMASFIMKEALECSRIQNERWCLPEILRFNASIVYRQGLTDAAEHFLHASLAAAAEINARSWQLRTSNDLARLLISRSQREAARQVLNPIYETFTEGYQTRDVSEAAAILAAA
- a CDS encoding alpha/beta fold hydrolase; the encoded protein is MTTNAKTPLLTANRRELLLAGVASMAASLLPTIALAAEPRSENSMEIPDMSFIKTIDGTQIYYKDWGPRDGKPLVFHHGWPLSADDWDAQMLFFVSKGYRVIAHDRRGHGRSTQTATGNNMDTYAADMAELVSHLDLRDAIHIGHSTGGGEVARYVARADKGRVSKAVLIAAITPLILKTSGNPGGIPIEAFNGFRQAISVNRAQFFLEIPSGPFFGYNMTGATPVEGVIRNWWRQAMMGGVKAQHDCVRALSETDFTADLKAIDQPVLVMHGEADQIVPFPLAAATTVDLLRNGTLKAYPGLSHGMCTTHPDVINEDLLVFFQS